The Nitriliruptor alkaliphilus DSM 45188 genome includes a region encoding these proteins:
- a CDS encoding HesB/IscA family protein: MSATDTPTDTTTLTLTETAADKVRGFLVDQPDVDEVALRVAVQAGGCAGFRYALFFDDRQLDGDLVETQHGVTLRVDKMSTPYLHGAVIDWKESLEASGFSIENPNASGSCACGDSATF; this comes from the coding sequence GTGAGCGCGACCGACACGCCGACCGACACCACCACCCTGACGCTGACCGAGACGGCCGCCGACAAGGTCCGTGGCTTCCTGGTCGACCAGCCGGATGTCGACGAGGTCGCCCTGCGCGTGGCCGTCCAGGCCGGTGGCTGCGCGGGTTTCCGCTACGCGCTGTTCTTCGACGACCGTCAGCTCGACGGTGACCTGGTCGAGACCCAGCACGGCGTGACCCTCCGGGTCGACAAGATGTCCACGCCCTACCTGCACGGCGCGGTCATCGACTGGAAGGAATCGCTCGAGGCCTCCGGCTTCTCGATCGAGAACCCCAACGCGTCTGGCTCCTGCGCCTGCGGTGACAGCGCCACCTTCTGA
- a CDS encoding HNH endonuclease signature motif containing protein: MSAPAAASHPVSRRVHQGYRRGRRGDTRWLAAEPGASYRTSGSAANLVAGSVAGGGHLAAIASGVTGLSGLDVDSYSAEELGELAAAVQVQIDALTVVRDRIAGALRRRAVLEAGPGRERKAVRQATRQLGDRLGLSPSEAKQASERGKVLQDRPHLALAATGAPTGSGPDPDAIGAGEGAGGRGLRPEQIAVIGRILAEVPLEHTDRVEAELLAAARTQHAVELGRTARRLLARLDADAANAAEERRHRRRRCSIVQTADGMTRISGEFAGLDAEVVNAAPAAFATPDLPGEPARTPEQRTADGLVAALRAALDAGSAPADRGVKPHVVVLVPLGDPPEPTDDTGPGTDHPPAPDGTGHDDTGPGDTGPGDTGPGADVSPGNHVPGVGTADGTVHAPGLADLRAPTTTDDSAGPAAGDDAAAGAADDQASPAAGDQLGPVAELAWTGPIPTRQIRRLLADAHIRLLGIDLQGVPIAMTRAVEQPTQALYLALVARDGGCRYPGCDAPPAWCDVAHATARRDRGPLTIHNALLLCRHHHRKLDLGRWTITIDGTDATFTRPGGRSIRAGPARGRPPDTS, translated from the coding sequence TTGTCCGCCCCAGCCGCTGCCTCGCACCCGGTGTCACGCCGGGTGCATCAGGGGTACCGGCGTGGACGTCGGGGCGACACGCGGTGGCTGGCGGCCGAACCGGGCGCGAGCTACCGCACGTCCGGATCGGCGGCGAACCTCGTGGCAGGGTCGGTCGCTGGGGGTGGGCACCTGGCGGCGATCGCTTCGGGGGTCACCGGTCTGTCGGGGCTGGACGTCGACAGCTACAGCGCTGAGGAGCTGGGTGAGCTCGCCGCTGCGGTGCAGGTCCAGATCGATGCTCTGACGGTGGTGCGTGATCGGATCGCGGGGGCGTTGCGGCGTCGTGCGGTGCTGGAGGCAGGGCCGGGCAGGGAACGCAAGGCGGTCCGACAGGCCACCCGGCAGCTGGGCGATCGGCTCGGTCTGTCGCCCTCGGAGGCCAAGCAGGCCTCGGAGCGCGGCAAGGTGCTCCAGGACCGTCCGCACCTGGCGCTGGCCGCCACCGGAGCCCCCACCGGCAGCGGCCCTGACCCCGACGCGATCGGCGCTGGTGAGGGGGCAGGGGGTCGGGGGTTGCGGCCCGAGCAGATCGCGGTGATCGGCCGGATCCTGGCCGAGGTCCCGCTCGAACACACAGATCGGGTCGAGGCCGAGCTGCTCGCTGCCGCCCGGACCCAGCACGCGGTCGAGCTGGGGCGCACGGCACGGCGGCTGCTGGCCCGCCTGGATGCGGATGCGGCCAACGCGGCCGAGGAGCGCCGCCACCGCCGTCGCCGGTGTTCGATCGTGCAGACCGCTGATGGGATGACCCGTATCTCGGGTGAGTTCGCCGGTCTGGATGCCGAGGTGGTCAACGCCGCACCCGCGGCGTTCGCCACCCCCGACCTGCCCGGCGAGCCGGCCCGTACCCCCGAGCAACGCACCGCAGACGGGCTGGTCGCCGCCCTCCGCGCGGCTTTGGATGCTGGCTCGGCTCCGGCCGATCGTGGGGTCAAGCCGCACGTGGTCGTCCTCGTGCCACTCGGCGACCCGCCCGAGCCAACGGACGACACCGGCCCCGGCACCGACCACCCGCCCGCCCCCGACGGCACCGGCCACGACGACACCGGCCCCGGCGACACCGGCCCCGGCGACACCGGCCCCGGCGCCGACGTCTCGCCCGGCAACCACGTCCCGGGCGTCGGCACGGCTGACGGCACGGTCCACGCACCGGGCCTCGCCGACCTCCGAGCCCCCACCACGACCGATGACTCGGCCGGTCCCGCGGCCGGTGACGATGCCGCGGCAGGTGCGGCCGACGACCAGGCCAGCCCCGCTGCCGGTGACCAGCTGGGACCGGTGGCCGAGCTGGCCTGGACCGGCCCCATCCCCACCCGCCAGATCCGCCGGCTGCTGGCCGACGCCCACATCCGCCTGCTCGGCATCGACCTCCAAGGCGTACCCATCGCCATGACCCGAGCCGTCGAACAACCTACCCAAGCGCTCTACCTCGCCCTGGTCGCCCGTGACGGCGGCTGCCGCTACCCCGGCTGCGATGCCCCACCGGCCTGGTGCGACGTCGCCCACGCCACCGCCCGACGCGACCGCGGCCCCCTGACCATCCACAACGCCCTGCTGCTGTGCCGCCACCACCACCGCAAGCTGGACCTGGGCAGGTGGACCATCACCATCGATGGCACCGACGCCACCTTCACCCGACCCGGCGGCCGCAGCATCCGCGCCGGACCCGCCCGCGGCCGACCCCCCGACACCAGCTGA
- a CDS encoding sulfurtransferase TusA family protein, giving the protein MPEPTTEPSLEPTTEVDARGLACPMPVIELARAVEAEAIGSVVRLLATDPAAKVDVPVWCRMQRQGLRAASETDDGAWSFLVEKLR; this is encoded by the coding sequence GTGCCCGAGCCGACCACCGAGCCGTCCCTCGAACCGACGACCGAGGTCGACGCGCGCGGGCTGGCCTGCCCGATGCCGGTGATCGAGCTCGCGCGGGCGGTCGAGGCCGAGGCGATCGGGTCCGTGGTCCGGCTGCTCGCCACCGATCCGGCCGCGAAGGTCGACGTCCCCGTGTGGTGCCGTATGCAGCGCCAGGGGCTGCGAGCGGCGTCGGAGACCGACGACGGCGCCTGGTCGTTCCTGGTCGAGAAGCTGCGCTGA